In one Cellulomonas sp. JZ18 genomic region, the following are encoded:
- a CDS encoding DUF3618 domain-containing protein: protein MSTSDPDQIRADIERTRADLSANVDALTDSVNPKTVAHRKADEVKSRLSDVKDRVMGTVDDAKDAVTGTAHSAKDTVSDKAHDLRSSASSTGSSVGGSLHDAPGRAKDAAAAAPARAKQATAGNPLAAGLIAFGVGWLAGSLLPASQKEQHAATAVKEKAQEMAPQVKEVAQEAAQNLREPAQEAATALKERATEGAQQVRSAGQEAASSVKDEAQGARERVQGSVQGGDQGGDQGGQDEDQGSQAYSPQGY from the coding sequence ATGAGCACGAGCGACCCGGACCAGATCCGCGCGGACATCGAGCGCACGCGGGCGGACCTGTCGGCGAACGTCGACGCCCTCACCGACTCGGTGAACCCCAAGACGGTGGCGCACCGCAAGGCCGACGAGGTCAAGAGCCGGTTGTCGGACGTCAAGGACCGCGTCATGGGCACGGTCGACGACGCCAAGGACGCGGTGACCGGCACGGCCCACAGCGCGAAGGACACGGTGAGCGACAAGGCGCACGACCTGAGGTCGTCGGCGTCCTCGACCGGCTCGTCCGTCGGCGGCTCGCTGCACGACGCGCCGGGCCGCGCGAAGGACGCCGCCGCGGCCGCGCCCGCGCGTGCGAAGCAGGCGACGGCGGGCAACCCCCTCGCCGCGGGCCTCATCGCGTTCGGGGTCGGCTGGCTCGCCGGCTCCCTGCTGCCCGCCAGCCAGAAGGAGCAGCACGCGGCCACCGCGGTCAAGGAGAAGGCGCAGGAGATGGCGCCGCAGGTGAAGGAGGTCGCCCAGGAGGCGGCTCAGAACCTCAGGGAGCCGGCGCAGGAGGCCGCGACCGCGCTCAAGGAGCGCGCCACGGAGGGCGCCCAGCAGGTCAGGAGCGCCGGCCAGGAGGCGGCGTCCTCGGTCAAGGACGAGGCCCAGGGTGCGCGCGAGCGCGTGCAGGGCAGCGTGCAGGGCGGCGACCAGGGCGGCGACCAGGGCGGCCAGGACGAGGACCAGGGCAGCCAGGCGTACAGCCCGCAGGGCTACTGA
- a CDS encoding phage holin family protein → MTTGTPDPLGSPGAAGYGAGAAGYPGTGYTDAGTAGAAGAAGDAGDRPSIGSLLGEITQDLSTLFRQEVELAKVELTDQAKKAGTGAGMFGGAAVAANLALVFVSVALWWALGAVINRGWSALVVAVLWGIVALVLAKRGQAQVKQVRGAPQTAETLKKIPNAARGHEEKNR, encoded by the coding sequence ATGACCACCGGGACCCCCGACCCCCTCGGCAGCCCCGGCGCCGCCGGGTACGGCGCGGGTGCGGCGGGCTACCCCGGCACCGGGTACACGGACGCCGGGACGGCGGGGGCCGCGGGCGCGGCCGGCGACGCGGGCGACCGCCCGTCGATCGGGAGCCTGCTGGGCGAGATCACGCAGGACCTGTCCACGCTGTTCCGCCAGGAGGTCGAGCTGGCCAAGGTGGAGCTGACCGACCAGGCCAAGAAGGCGGGCACGGGCGCGGGCATGTTCGGCGGCGCGGCCGTCGCCGCGAACCTCGCCCTCGTCTTCGTCTCGGTCGCGCTGTGGTGGGCGCTGGGCGCCGTCATCAACCGCGGCTGGTCGGCGCTCGTGGTGGCGGTCCTGTGGGGGATCGTCGCGCTCGTGCTCGCCAAGCGCGGGCAGGCGCAGGTCAAGCAGGTGCGCGGCGCACCGCAGACGGCCGAGACCCTCAAGAAGATCCCGAACGCCGCCCGAGGACACGAGGAGAAGAACCGATGA
- a CDS encoding DUF2891 family protein: MTRTSPADPASLAPVAARVVRTNLATAWPYHLVHLAASPADVRAPAELYPAFHTSFDWHSCVHMHWLGVEVLRAGHVDDGLRASLSSTLTPDRIAGEVAYLRAHPAFERPYGWAWAARLAASCRAAAAAGDEDAAGWADATAPLAGAVLDLALPWLARVEHPVRHGVHANTAFGLALLLTAADDLGLADRADALREQAVRLYGGDRDWAGRWETSGHDFLSPGLAEADLMARVLPPADLRPWFDGFLPRPLELTRPVRVVDPTDGHAVHLDGLNLSRAGALLRLARALDDPALAAAAEDLLAVGLRALDNPDFVATHWLASFAWDAVTSR; this comes from the coding sequence GTGACCCGCACCTCCCCCGCCGACCCGGCCTCCCTCGCCCCCGTCGCCGCGCGCGTCGTGCGCACCAACCTCGCGACCGCGTGGCCGTACCACCTCGTGCACCTGGCGGCGTCGCCCGCCGACGTGCGCGCACCGGCCGAGCTGTACCCGGCGTTCCACACGTCGTTCGACTGGCACTCCTGCGTCCACATGCACTGGCTCGGGGTCGAGGTGCTGCGCGCGGGTCACGTCGACGACGGCCTGCGGGCGTCGCTGTCGAGCACGCTGACGCCCGACCGCATCGCGGGCGAGGTGGCCTACCTGCGGGCGCACCCCGCGTTCGAGCGCCCCTACGGCTGGGCCTGGGCGGCGCGCCTGGCCGCGTCGTGCCGGGCCGCCGCCGCCGCGGGCGACGAGGACGCCGCCGGCTGGGCCGACGCGACCGCTCCCCTCGCCGGCGCGGTGCTCGACCTCGCCCTGCCGTGGCTCGCGCGCGTCGAGCACCCGGTGCGGCACGGCGTGCACGCGAACACGGCCTTCGGCCTCGCGCTGCTGCTCACCGCGGCCGACGACCTCGGCCTCGCCGACCGCGCCGACGCGCTGCGGGAGCAGGCCGTGCGGCTCTACGGCGGTGACCGCGACTGGGCCGGGCGGTGGGAGACGAGCGGCCACGACTTCCTCTCCCCCGGCCTCGCGGAGGCCGACCTCATGGCGCGCGTCCTTCCGCCGGCGGACCTGCGCCCGTGGTTCGACGGCTTCCTGCCGCGACCGCTCGAGCTGACGCGGCCGGTGCGCGTCGTGGACCCGACCGACGGGCACGCCGTGCACCTGGACGGGCTCAACCTCTCGCGGGCCGGGGCCCTGCTGCGCCTCGCCCGGGCGCTCGACGACCCGGCGCTGGCGGCCGCGGCCGAGGACCTGCTCGCGGTAGGGCTGCGCGCGCTGGACAACCCCGACTTCGTCGCCACGCACTGGCTGGCCTCCTTCGCGTGGGACGCGGTGACGAGCCGCTGA
- the dinB gene encoding DNA polymerase IV — MPERRATVLHADLDAFYASVEQRDDPRLRGRPVAVGGGVVLAASYEAKRRGVRTAMGGRQARALCPDLVVVPPRFDAYVEASRAVFEVFHDTTPAVQGVSIDEAFLDVAGLHRLDATAPVDLAARVRARVRDEVGLPITVGVARTPFLAKVASRVAKPDGLLLVPPDGEDAFLHPLPVELLWGVGEVTAARLHGYGLRTAGEVAALPEHVLVGVLGPAAGHHLHAVVHGRTPERVVTDRRRASVGAQRALGPGPHTPAFVRSALLGLVDRVARRLRGGHRTARTVVLRLRFADYTRATRSHSLRHGTDSGEQLAAAATALLDDAAPLIRERGLTLVGVALTNLGSDAAVQDVLPLEHADRAPLDAAADAVLRRFGGGAVVRASLLRTGDGFAAPQLDD, encoded by the coding sequence GTGCCCGAGCGCCGCGCGACCGTCCTCCACGCCGACCTCGACGCGTTCTACGCGTCGGTCGAGCAGCGGGACGACCCGCGCCTGCGGGGCCGCCCGGTGGCCGTCGGCGGCGGTGTCGTGCTCGCGGCGTCCTACGAGGCGAAGCGTCGCGGCGTGCGCACGGCGATGGGTGGCCGGCAGGCGCGCGCGCTGTGCCCCGACCTCGTGGTCGTCCCGCCGCGCTTCGACGCGTACGTCGAGGCCAGCCGCGCGGTCTTCGAGGTGTTCCACGACACGACTCCGGCCGTGCAGGGCGTGTCGATCGACGAGGCGTTCCTCGACGTGGCGGGGCTGCACCGGCTCGACGCCACCGCGCCCGTCGACCTGGCGGCACGGGTGCGGGCGCGGGTGCGCGACGAGGTCGGCCTGCCGATCACCGTCGGCGTCGCCCGCACGCCGTTCCTCGCCAAGGTGGCGAGCCGCGTGGCCAAGCCCGACGGTCTGCTGCTGGTGCCGCCGGACGGCGAGGACGCGTTCCTGCACCCCCTCCCGGTCGAGCTGCTGTGGGGTGTCGGCGAGGTGACCGCCGCACGCCTGCACGGGTACGGGCTGCGCACGGCCGGCGAGGTCGCGGCGCTGCCCGAGCACGTGCTCGTCGGCGTCCTCGGCCCCGCGGCCGGGCACCACCTGCACGCGGTCGTGCACGGGCGGACGCCCGAGCGGGTCGTGACCGACCGGCGGCGCGCGTCCGTGGGGGCGCAGCGCGCGCTCGGACCGGGCCCGCACACGCCGGCGTTCGTCCGCTCGGCGCTGCTGGGGCTCGTCGACCGGGTCGCGCGGCGCCTGCGCGGCGGGCACCGCACCGCCCGCACGGTCGTGCTGCGCCTGCGCTTCGCCGACTACACGCGCGCGACGCGCTCGCACTCCCTGCGGCACGGCACGGACTCCGGCGAGCAGCTCGCCGCGGCGGCGACGGCCCTGCTCGACGACGCGGCGCCGCTGATCCGCGAGCGCGGCCTGACGCTCGTCGGGGTCGCCCTGACGAACCTCGGCTCGGACGCGGCGGTGCAGGACGTGCTGCCGCTCGAGCACGCCGACCGGGCCCCGCTGGACGCCGCCGCCGACGCGGTCCTGCGGCGGTTCGGGGGCGGCGCCGTGGTCCGGGCCAGCCTGCTGCGCACCGGCGACGGGTTCGCGGCGCCCCAGCTCGACGACTGA
- a CDS encoding glycoside hydrolase family 65 protein produces the protein MPLTVEPWTLREPTLDVDDLPRTAALLTVANGHLGVRGVLEEQRPAVAGGTLLAPVYERHPHDYPEPAYGYPDHDERLEPVVDACGVDLEVDGEPLDVRTGSLEHHERRLHLRTGVLEREAVWTSPGGTPVEVRTRRWVSLVRRELVVTAYEVRAPQGARVRVRVVPGCPGPGGAPGRGADGSAGPGLVSEACGHDAGRTWVAQRTVLAGVGVVLATEHDVTAGDGVVHGWTQDAHGWVLDADLPPGGWVRLAGRAAYACGRRPVEGLLADARTVLADAERAGEDRLEAEHRAFLDDVWERADVVVEGDDELQQAVRLAVLHTVQAAARVEGTGLRAKGLTGLGYHGHTFWDAEGFVLPVLDHVLPHASAAHLRWRHATLPRAVERARTLGLPGAAFPWRTISGEECSGYWPASTAAVHVTADVTDALVRHVAATGDDALEQEVGVDLLVHGARFWMGRGHHDDDGAFHVHGVTGPDEYTAVVDDNTYTNLVVARSLEAAVRVTARWPHEARRLGVDDDERARWAAAAAAVVVPYAADLGVTEQSAGFTRRPRWDFARVPDGWTPFEDRVHYTELYRHQLVKQADLVLALVVAGDRFTADQKRRDFAYYEPLTVRDSSLSASVQAVVAAELGHLTLAHRYTRECAFIDLHDLRHETQEGVHVASMAGAWDALVRGFGGLRLDHGHVRVGPRLPPGISRLRFRVRVDGSHVEVDARRDGVTYRLLAGERVVLRHEDEELTLSPDAPQVERELVPVAEPTPPRQPPGREPRG, from the coding sequence GTGCCGCTGACCGTCGAGCCCTGGACCCTGCGCGAGCCGACGCTGGACGTCGACGACCTGCCCCGCACGGCCGCGCTCCTCACCGTCGCGAACGGGCACCTCGGCGTGCGCGGCGTGCTCGAGGAGCAGCGGCCCGCCGTCGCCGGCGGCACGCTGCTGGCCCCCGTGTACGAGCGCCACCCGCACGACTACCCCGAGCCCGCGTACGGCTACCCGGACCACGACGAGCGCCTCGAGCCCGTCGTCGACGCGTGCGGGGTGGACCTCGAGGTCGACGGCGAGCCGCTCGACGTCCGCACGGGCTCCCTCGAGCACCACGAGCGGCGCCTCCACCTGCGCACCGGTGTCCTGGAGCGGGAGGCGGTGTGGACCTCGCCCGGCGGCACCCCGGTCGAGGTGCGCACCCGACGCTGGGTGTCGCTCGTGCGGCGCGAGCTCGTCGTGACGGCGTACGAGGTGCGCGCCCCGCAGGGTGCGCGGGTGCGCGTGCGGGTCGTGCCCGGCTGCCCCGGTCCGGGGGGCGCCCCCGGCCGCGGGGCCGACGGCAGCGCCGGTCCCGGCCTGGTCAGCGAGGCCTGCGGGCACGACGCGGGCCGCACGTGGGTCGCGCAGCGCACCGTGCTCGCCGGTGTGGGGGTCGTCCTGGCGACCGAGCACGACGTCACGGCCGGCGACGGGGTGGTGCACGGCTGGACGCAGGACGCGCACGGGTGGGTGCTGGACGCGGACCTGCCGCCGGGCGGCTGGGTGCGGCTCGCCGGCCGCGCGGCGTACGCGTGCGGGCGCCGGCCGGTCGAGGGGCTGCTCGCGGACGCGCGGACGGTCCTGGCGGACGCGGAACGCGCGGGCGAGGACCGGCTCGAGGCGGAGCACCGCGCGTTCCTCGACGACGTGTGGGAGCGGGCGGACGTCGTCGTCGAGGGCGACGACGAGCTGCAGCAGGCGGTCCGGCTCGCGGTGCTGCACACCGTGCAGGCCGCGGCCCGCGTCGAGGGCACCGGTCTGCGCGCCAAGGGCCTGACCGGGCTCGGGTACCACGGGCACACGTTCTGGGACGCGGAGGGCTTCGTGCTGCCGGTCCTCGACCACGTGCTGCCGCACGCGTCGGCGGCGCACCTGCGGTGGCGGCACGCCACGCTCCCCCGCGCCGTCGAGCGCGCCCGCACGCTCGGGCTGCCGGGCGCCGCCTTCCCGTGGCGGACGATCTCGGGCGAGGAGTGCTCGGGGTACTGGCCGGCGAGCACCGCGGCCGTGCACGTCACCGCGGACGTCACGGACGCGCTCGTGCGGCACGTGGCCGCGACGGGCGACGACGCGCTCGAGCAGGAGGTCGGGGTGGACCTGCTCGTGCACGGGGCGCGCTTCTGGATGGGCCGGGGCCACCACGACGACGACGGCGCGTTCCACGTGCACGGGGTGACGGGACCGGACGAGTACACGGCCGTCGTCGACGACAACACGTACACCAACCTCGTGGTGGCGCGGTCGCTGGAGGCCGCGGTACGCGTCACGGCGCGCTGGCCGCACGAGGCGCGCCGGCTCGGCGTCGACGACGACGAGCGTGCGCGGTGGGCGGCGGCGGCGGCCGCCGTCGTCGTGCCGTACGCCGCGGACCTGGGCGTGACCGAGCAGTCCGCCGGGTTCACGCGGCGGCCGCGCTGGGACTTCGCGCGCGTGCCGGACGGGTGGACGCCGTTCGAGGACCGGGTGCACTACACCGAGCTGTACCGGCACCAGCTCGTCAAGCAGGCGGACCTCGTGCTCGCGCTCGTCGTGGCGGGCGACCGGTTCACGGCTGACCAGAAGCGCCGCGACTTCGCCTACTACGAGCCGCTGACGGTGCGCGACTCGTCGCTGTCGGCGAGCGTCCAGGCCGTCGTCGCCGCCGAGCTGGGCCACCTGACCCTCGCGCACCGGTACACGCGCGAGTGCGCGTTCATCGACCTGCACGACCTGCGCCACGAGACGCAGGAGGGCGTGCACGTGGCGTCGATGGCCGGGGCCTGGGACGCGCTCGTGCGCGGGTTCGGCGGGCTGCGGCTGGACCACGGGCACGTGCGGGTCGGCCCGCGCCTGCCGCCGGGCATCTCCCGGCTGCGGTTCCGCGTCCGGGTCGACGGGTCGCACGTGGAGGTCGACGCCCGGCGCGACGGGGTGACGTACCGGCTGCTGGCGGGTGAGCGGGTCGTGCTGCGCCACGAGGACGAGGAGCTCACGCTGTCGCCCGACGCCCCGCAGGTCGAGCGCGAGCTCGTGCCCGTCGCCGAGCCGACGCCGCCCCGGCAGCCGCCGGGACGCGAGCCGCGCGGCTGA
- a CDS encoding cell wall metabolism sensor histidine kinase WalK, with amino-acid sequence MSPAAPLPAVPATAPPEARDDDAPTHPLSDLIRRLGPEGSVLERQLPFAVLFAVASATFGLPGVRVTDTAPVVVAAGLTVLSLVLALAVPWRRLPGGAEDVLPLLQIAAVAALRMGTGGLASPYAALVYLPVITLSARPGRARIVVATLGTAATVLTSTLVDPDVEQDVVVLRSLLVAASALAISVFVHEMTQRLRAHNRRLQALQVRQAGLLERTRQAAVELQHVASAQRAAREQLISVIDSATEQAIIATDREGLVEVFNPGAERLLGYAQGEVVGRRHLTDFHLRSEIDERRGPHRAAPRPDGEALAEQRDLVDALVAPVRSGSADVRDWTYVRADGTHVVVRLAVTRRLEPDGAVGGYVVVATDVTAEREAARLKDQFIGLVSHELRTPLTSVLGYLELLMDGTEPLSDEQREYLTIVERNARRQLRLVSDLLLSAQVDAGTFAISPQPTDLAAVARASVASAAPTAEQAQVTLVAELEEARLEADPVRLGQVVDNLVSNALKFTPAGGTVRVALTPLPDGGARLAVSDTGIGIPADELAQLTGRFFRATNATRRAIPGVGLGLSITKAVVDAHGGGMEIRSTVGEGTTFLVTLPAVPPGER; translated from the coding sequence GTGAGCCCGGCCGCACCGCTGCCCGCGGTCCCGGCCACCGCACCGCCGGAGGCCCGGGACGACGACGCGCCCACCCACCCGCTGAGCGACCTCATCCGGCGCCTCGGGCCGGAGGGCTCGGTCCTCGAGCGCCAGCTGCCGTTCGCGGTCCTGTTCGCGGTCGCGTCGGCGACGTTCGGGCTGCCGGGCGTACGCGTCACGGACACCGCGCCCGTGGTCGTCGCCGCCGGGCTCACCGTGCTCTCGCTCGTGCTCGCGCTCGCCGTGCCGTGGCGGCGCCTGCCGGGCGGCGCCGAGGACGTGCTGCCGCTGCTGCAGATCGCCGCGGTCGCGGCCCTGCGCATGGGCACCGGCGGGCTCGCGTCACCGTACGCCGCGCTGGTGTACCTGCCGGTCATCACGCTCAGTGCGCGGCCCGGGCGCGCCCGCATCGTCGTCGCGACCCTGGGGACGGCGGCGACCGTCCTGACGTCCACCCTGGTGGACCCCGACGTCGAGCAGGACGTCGTCGTGCTGCGCAGCCTGCTCGTGGCGGCCAGCGCGCTCGCGATCAGCGTCTTCGTGCACGAGATGACGCAGCGCCTGCGCGCGCACAACCGCCGCCTGCAGGCGCTGCAGGTGCGGCAGGCGGGTCTGCTGGAGCGCACGCGGCAGGCGGCGGTCGAGCTGCAGCACGTCGCGAGCGCGCAGCGCGCCGCCCGCGAGCAGCTCATCTCCGTGATCGACTCCGCCACCGAGCAGGCCATCATCGCCACCGACCGCGAAGGGCTCGTCGAGGTCTTCAACCCCGGGGCCGAGCGTCTGCTCGGGTACGCGCAGGGCGAGGTCGTCGGGCGCCGGCACCTGACCGACTTCCACCTGCGCAGCGAGATCGACGAGCGACGGGGCCCCCACCGCGCGGCGCCCCGGCCGGACGGCGAGGCGCTCGCCGAGCAGCGGGACCTCGTGGACGCGCTCGTCGCGCCCGTCCGGTCGGGCAGCGCCGACGTGCGGGACTGGACCTACGTGCGCGCGGACGGCACGCACGTGGTGGTCCGGCTGGCGGTGACGCGGCGGCTGGAGCCCGACGGCGCGGTCGGCGGCTACGTCGTCGTCGCCACGGACGTCACCGCGGAGCGGGAGGCGGCCCGCCTCAAGGACCAGTTCATCGGGCTCGTCAGCCACGAGCTGCGCACGCCGCTCACGTCGGTCCTCGGCTACCTCGAGCTGCTCATGGACGGCACCGAGCCGCTCAGCGACGAGCAGCGGGAGTACCTGACGATCGTCGAGCGCAACGCCCGGCGCCAGCTGCGGCTGGTCAGCGACCTGCTGCTGTCCGCGCAGGTGGACGCCGGGACGTTCGCCATCAGCCCGCAGCCCACCGACCTCGCCGCCGTCGCGCGCGCGTCCGTGGCGTCCGCCGCCCCGACGGCCGAGCAGGCGCAGGTGACCCTCGTCGCGGAGCTCGAGGAGGCGCGGCTCGAGGCGGACCCGGTGCGCCTCGGCCAGGTCGTCGACAACCTCGTCTCGAACGCGCTGAAGTTCACGCCCGCCGGCGGGACCGTGCGCGTGGCGCTGACGCCGCTGCCGGACGGCGGCGCGCGCCTGGCCGTGTCCGACACCGGGATCGGCATCCCCGCCGACGAGCTCGCGCAGCTCACGGGGCGGTTCTTCCGGGCGACGAACGCGACGCGCCGCGCGATCCCCGGCGTCGGGCTCGGGCTGTCGATCACCAAGGCGGTCGTCGACGCGCACGGCGGCGGCATGGAGATCCGCAGCACCGTGGGCGAGGGCACGACGTTCCTCGTCACGCTGCCCGCCGTCCCGCCCGGCGAGCGCTGA
- a CDS encoding glycosyltransferase family 2 protein — MTADLLRDVLVALLVVCVAIGVLPALGGLYQYVLLPVHAWRNHLSRAAPYLPNVAVLIPAWNEGAVLTASVGRLMRLQYPPERLRVHVVDDASTDDTPEVVRALAERYPGRVVHLRREQGGQGKAHTLNHGIERVLADDWMQALLVTDADVIFRPDSLRRMTRHLADPRIGAVTAYIREGSERPGAVARFIGYEYVTAQACARRAQNVLGALACLAGGAQLHTRENLVALGGRIDTTTLAEDTVTTFLTQLEGRQVVFDGSAVVLAEEPDSVRALWKQRARWARGNAQITRRFRHLWFRPSRTHRLGSFGFGLIWFSTYALPFTLVLASVGLVGLHLVSPETATRLFGTLWWVGVAAYVYVTVTALLVDLDTARRSWFEALTFPGLGALALVVAAGFPEFWPVVVPGWFGLELSDAGREALLLLLYSWPALSMLMARVVRALEGRRWVGWLSRPLLYAVGYGPLLCAITLDAYAQERRGAAMVWDKTEKTGKVAA; from the coding sequence ATGACCGCGGACCTGCTGCGCGACGTGCTCGTCGCCCTGCTCGTCGTCTGCGTCGCGATCGGGGTCCTGCCCGCGCTCGGCGGCCTGTACCAGTACGTGCTGCTGCCCGTGCACGCGTGGCGCAACCACCTCTCGCGGGCGGCGCCGTACCTGCCGAACGTCGCCGTGCTCATCCCGGCCTGGAACGAGGGCGCGGTGCTCACCGCGTCGGTGGGGCGGCTGATGCGGCTGCAGTACCCGCCCGAGCGCCTGCGCGTCCACGTCGTCGACGACGCGAGCACGGACGACACGCCCGAGGTCGTCCGCGCGCTCGCGGAGCGCTACCCGGGGCGGGTCGTGCACCTGCGCCGCGAGCAGGGCGGGCAGGGCAAGGCGCACACGCTGAACCACGGCATCGAGCGCGTCCTGGCGGACGACTGGATGCAGGCGCTGCTCGTCACGGACGCCGACGTCATCTTCCGGCCCGACTCCCTGCGCCGGATGACGCGGCACCTGGCCGACCCGCGCATCGGTGCGGTCACGGCCTACATCCGTGAGGGCAGCGAGCGCCCGGGCGCGGTCGCCCGGTTCATCGGCTACGAGTACGTGACCGCGCAGGCGTGCGCGCGCCGGGCGCAGAACGTCCTCGGCGCGCTCGCCTGCCTCGCCGGCGGCGCGCAGCTGCACACGCGGGAGAACCTCGTGGCGCTGGGCGGGCGCATCGACACCACGACCCTCGCCGAGGACACCGTCACGACGTTCCTCACCCAGCTCGAGGGGCGGCAGGTCGTGTTCGACGGGTCGGCCGTCGTGCTGGCGGAGGAGCCGGACTCGGTGCGGGCGCTGTGGAAGCAGCGGGCGCGCTGGGCACGCGGGAACGCGCAGATCACCCGCCGCTTCCGGCACCTGTGGTTCCGGCCGTCGCGCACCCACCGCCTCGGGTCGTTCGGGTTCGGCCTCATCTGGTTCTCCACCTACGCGCTGCCGTTCACGCTGGTCCTGGCGTCCGTCGGGCTGGTCGGGCTGCACCTGGTCTCGCCCGAGACGGCGACGCGGCTGTTCGGCACGCTGTGGTGGGTCGGCGTCGCCGCGTACGTGTACGTCACCGTGACCGCCCTGCTCGTCGACCTCGACACCGCACGCCGGTCCTGGTTCGAGGCGCTCACGTTCCCGGGGCTCGGCGCGCTCGCCCTCGTCGTCGCGGCGGGCTTCCCCGAGTTCTGGCCCGTGGTCGTCCCCGGCTGGTTCGGGCTCGAGCTGAGCGACGCGGGCCGCGAGGCCCTGCTCCTGCTGCTCTACTCCTGGCCGGCGCTGTCGATGCTCATGGCCCGCGTGGTCCGCGCCCTCGAGGGGCGCCGGTGGGTCGGCTGGTTGTCCCGGCCGCTGCTCTACGCGGTCGGGTACGGCCCCCTGCTGTGCGCCATCACCCTCGACGCGTACGCGCAGGAGCGGCGCGGCGCGGCGATGGTGTGGGACAAGACCGAGAAGACGGGGAAGGTGGCGGCATGA
- a CDS encoding PHP domain-containing protein: MSTDGRDLAPGAPRLDEDHHVHSTFSDDAVSTPAQNLAAAARAGLRRVRMVDHVRTTSTHVPAMLAAVRALPPVDGLEVLTGVEAKVLDTGGRVDAPADVLAALGTPDGPDRVLLADHQLPGPDGPWSPRTVRERLDAGAVRPADVVEMLVTATARAVERTGRAQLAHPFSVLPKVGLTEDDVPDDLLDALAAVLVASGTPAEVNEKWDCPGPRVRARWAQAGVLLVASTDAHVADDVGRYRRLAAAGTGGRTA, translated from the coding sequence ATGAGCACCGACGGCCGCGACCTCGCGCCCGGCGCCCCGCGCCTGGACGAGGACCACCACGTGCACTCCACCTTCTCCGACGACGCCGTCTCGACGCCCGCGCAGAACCTGGCGGCCGCCGCGCGCGCCGGGCTGCGGCGGGTCCGCATGGTCGACCACGTGCGCACGACGTCGACGCACGTCCCCGCGATGCTCGCGGCCGTGCGCGCGCTGCCGCCGGTCGACGGGCTCGAGGTGCTGACGGGCGTCGAGGCGAAGGTCCTCGACACCGGCGGCCGTGTCGACGCCCCCGCCGACGTGCTCGCGGCGCTCGGCACGCCGGACGGCCCGGACCGGGTGCTGCTCGCGGACCACCAGCTGCCCGGGCCGGACGGCCCGTGGAGCCCGCGCACGGTGCGCGAGCGGCTCGACGCCGGGGCGGTGCGGCCGGCGGACGTCGTGGAGATGCTCGTGACGGCGACCGCGCGCGCCGTCGAGCGCACCGGCCGCGCCCAGCTCGCGCACCCGTTCTCGGTGCTGCCCAAGGTCGGGCTCACGGAGGACGACGTGCCGGACGACCTGCTGGACGCGCTCGCCGCGGTGCTCGTCGCCTCCGGCACGCCCGCCGAGGTCAACGAGAAGTGGGACTGCCCGGGCCCGCGCGTGCGCGCGCGGTGGGCGCAGGCCGGCGTGCTGCTCGTCGCGTCCACGGACGCCCACGTCGCCGACGACGTGGGCCGGTACCGACGGCTCGCGGCGGCGGGCACCGGCGGGAGGACGGCATGA
- a CDS encoding ATP-grasp domain-containing protein → MTRVLVTGAGGAAGVAVIRSLQRRGDVEVLAADMDPWASALYLVPAERRRLVPAGSADDFVDVVRATCREDRVDVVYPTVDVELPHLAAVRDELAAAGTLLASPSLATIETCLDKLALARACARTVRVPRTELVGTPQALDGWSFPVIVKPRRGAGSRGVRTVTSAAELDAVHAEEDLLVQDLLPGDEYSVDVLARPDGHVVAAVPRARKRVDSGIAVAGLTLHDEELVATATAVARAVGLTSVANVQLKRDAEGRPALLEVNPRFPGSMPLTVASGVDMPSLVLDAVLGRDVPDHVEHRAVANVRYLEDVFLPVEDVLAPR, encoded by the coding sequence ATGACGCGGGTCCTGGTCACGGGTGCGGGCGGGGCCGCGGGTGTCGCGGTGATCCGCTCCCTGCAGCGCCGCGGCGACGTCGAGGTCCTCGCGGCGGACATGGACCCGTGGGCGAGCGCGCTGTACCTCGTGCCCGCCGAGCGCCGCCGCCTGGTGCCGGCGGGGAGCGCCGACGACTTCGTCGACGTCGTGCGGGCGACGTGCCGCGAGGACCGCGTCGACGTCGTGTACCCCACGGTCGACGTGGAGCTGCCGCACCTCGCGGCGGTCCGCGACGAGCTCGCCGCCGCGGGGACGCTGCTCGCCTCGCCGTCCCTGGCGACGATCGAGACGTGCCTGGACAAGCTCGCCCTGGCGCGCGCGTGCGCGCGCACGGTCCGGGTGCCGCGCACCGAGCTGGTCGGCACGCCGCAGGCGCTCGACGGCTGGTCGTTCCCCGTCATCGTCAAGCCGCGTCGCGGGGCGGGATCGCGCGGGGTGCGCACCGTGACCTCGGCCGCCGAGCTCGACGCCGTGCACGCCGAGGAGGACCTGCTGGTGCAGGACCTGCTGCCGGGCGACGAGTACTCCGTGGACGTGCTCGCGCGGCCGGACGGGCACGTGGTGGCAGCGGTGCCGCGGGCGCGCAAGCGCGTGGACTCGGGCATCGCCGTCGCGGGCCTCACGCTGCACGACGAGGAGCTGGTCGCCACGGCCACCGCCGTCGCGCGCGCGGTCGGCCTGACGTCGGTCGCGAACGTGCAGCTGAAGCGGGACGCCGAGGGCCGGCCGGCGCTGCTGGAGGTCAACCCGCGGTTCCCCGGGTCGATGCCGCTGACGGTCGCGTCGGGCGTCGACATGCCGTCGCTCGTGCTGGACGCGGTGCTCGGCCGCGACGTCCCGGACCACGTCGAGCACCGCGCCGTGGCGAACGTGCGCTACCTCGAGGACGTGTTCCTGCCCGTCGAGGACGTCCTGGCACCGCGATGA